One Gimesia aquarii DNA segment encodes these proteins:
- a CDS encoding DUF6797 domain-containing protein → MKFILFSVCVIFILLGSLIKPAEAQQRTNQLEQQLKQADLGQLAKEARRRGNPKRGALVFYKSVAACIKCHESGKDSSPLGPDLTKTDKELTDEYLIESILFPSKKIKKGFETVTIITDEGKLVSGLVAQDRKDSLVLRDAANLEKEIIVPKNEIDEKTIGKKSMMPEGLVGTLKNQGEFYDLASYVFNVARGGAKRAAELKPSAEELIVKDDTKNLDHAGILRRMKERDFEAGERIYHGLCKNCHGVDGNKPSLPTARAFGTQPLKFGADPYRMFLTLSKGNGLMGPMQHLSPKERYQVVHFIREEFMEPDNPAYKEVTPEYLKSLPKGAGSGEFDLNIERDFGPALASQLGRITTSALTVKLDDETTISYDLHSMNQTGIWKGGFLNLKATQHIRGRGEGVPHPEGDVLDELAGWQWGHGGSLDYSKKNLLPRGPLPQKWLDYRGHYLHGNQLVLSYKIDDREILELPHAVAEETAIRHTLRIGPGKALVLATATPENSESRFSGILAGNVKRPNLKQGSAAKTIAISGGSQGNQLGHFTASAVMGDAGGITWNVDQKQRLVLNIPADNKSRIVDIICFAGTGVDDLESLQEFVEQTDDPVDPKSLISGGPANWSKVLNTVGYPGLERGAYALDTLSIPESTPWNTWFRTSALDFFPDGRMVISTHGGDIWIVSGIDQDLLNLKWKRFAGGLYEPFGVKVVDGTIYVTCKDRLTRLHDLNNDGEADFYESFSADTDVSRFFHAFNFDLHTDTEGNFYYAKCGQYTSYALPGAVIKVSPDGKQREVYCTGFRTPNGMGILPDNRMTVSDNQGSWMPASKISLVKPGGFYGYVQTHSGGKNWAPDGGRIDHRKVVPPKTFDQPIIWMPQSFDNSSGGQLWIDDPRWGPLSGRLLHTSFGKGWLYYLMLQDLKDVSQAAIIKLPFDFSTGIHRARVNPADGQVYAVGLDGWNGGGRRGLLDQGVQRLRYTGKPLSMVTDCQVEPDGLRIHFNFPLDPQSAANLESYLAEHWNYHWRPAYGSDMFSPTTDRPGKEKMNLTKATLSEDGKSVKLTVPNLKPVNQVHLKLNLKDDQGDPFREEIYWTINSIPKGE, encoded by the coding sequence ATGAAATTTATTCTGTTTTCTGTCTGCGTAATATTTATTCTACTTGGATCATTGATAAAGCCTGCCGAAGCACAACAACGAACGAATCAGTTGGAACAACAACTCAAACAGGCTGATCTCGGACAATTGGCAAAGGAAGCGCGACGTCGTGGAAATCCCAAGCGGGGTGCTTTGGTGTTTTATAAGTCGGTCGCCGCTTGTATTAAATGTCATGAAAGCGGAAAGGATTCGTCTCCCCTGGGACCTGACCTGACAAAGACTGACAAAGAACTGACCGATGAATATCTGATCGAATCCATTCTCTTTCCTTCAAAAAAGATCAAAAAGGGATTCGAAACGGTCACAATTATCACAGATGAGGGAAAACTAGTCTCCGGGCTGGTTGCCCAGGATCGAAAAGATTCGCTGGTATTACGCGATGCCGCAAATCTGGAAAAAGAAATCATCGTTCCTAAGAACGAGATCGATGAAAAAACAATCGGCAAGAAATCCATGATGCCCGAAGGGTTAGTTGGAACGCTGAAAAATCAGGGAGAGTTTTACGATTTAGCCAGCTATGTCTTCAACGTGGCCCGTGGTGGTGCAAAACGCGCTGCTGAACTGAAACCATCGGCTGAAGAATTGATCGTCAAAGATGACACTAAAAATCTGGACCATGCAGGTATCCTGCGTCGCATGAAGGAACGTGATTTTGAAGCAGGAGAACGCATCTATCACGGTTTGTGTAAAAACTGTCATGGGGTGGATGGTAATAAACCCTCGCTGCCTACAGCACGTGCATTTGGTACTCAGCCACTGAAATTTGGTGCAGACCCGTACAGAATGTTTCTTACACTCTCCAAAGGCAATGGCTTGATGGGGCCGATGCAGCATCTCAGCCCCAAAGAACGCTATCAGGTTGTGCATTTTATTCGTGAAGAGTTTATGGAACCAGACAACCCGGCTTACAAGGAAGTGACTCCCGAATATCTGAAGAGTCTGCCCAAAGGAGCGGGATCGGGTGAATTTGATCTCAATATTGAACGCGACTTTGGGCCGGCGCTCGCCTCTCAACTGGGGCGCATCACAACCAGTGCCTTGACAGTAAAACTGGACGATGAAACGACCATTTCATACGATCTGCATTCAATGAATCAAACGGGCATCTGGAAAGGTGGCTTTCTCAATTTAAAAGCGACACAACATATCCGAGGCCGCGGTGAAGGTGTTCCACACCCAGAGGGTGATGTTTTGGATGAATTAGCTGGCTGGCAGTGGGGCCATGGTGGCTCTCTAGATTACTCTAAAAAAAATCTGCTACCGCGTGGGCCGCTACCTCAAAAATGGCTTGACTACCGGGGACATTATCTGCACGGCAATCAACTGGTGCTCTCTTACAAAATTGATGATCGTGAAATTCTCGAATTGCCCCATGCGGTTGCCGAAGAAACAGCAATACGTCATACGTTACGCATCGGACCAGGAAAGGCATTAGTTCTGGCAACAGCTACACCAGAGAATAGCGAATCACGTTTCTCTGGTATATTGGCCGGTAATGTAAAACGTCCCAATCTGAAACAGGGCTCTGCTGCAAAGACGATCGCCATCAGCGGTGGTTCACAAGGGAATCAACTCGGTCACTTTACCGCATCTGCTGTGATGGGTGATGCGGGTGGGATTACCTGGAACGTCGATCAAAAACAACGGTTAGTATTGAATATTCCTGCTGATAATAAGTCGCGCATCGTCGATATCATTTGCTTTGCCGGAACAGGCGTTGACGATTTAGAATCTCTACAAGAATTTGTGGAACAAACCGACGATCCAGTCGATCCAAAATCATTGATCAGTGGAGGGCCAGCCAACTGGTCTAAAGTTTTAAACACAGTCGGTTATCCTGGTTTAGAACGCGGCGCTTATGCGCTTGACACGCTCAGTATTCCTGAATCGACCCCCTGGAACACGTGGTTTCGTACTTCGGCACTCGATTTCTTTCCTGATGGCCGCATGGTCATTTCTACTCATGGTGGTGATATCTGGATTGTTTCCGGAATTGATCAGGATTTATTAAACCTCAAATGGAAACGTTTTGCTGGCGGCCTGTATGAACCGTTTGGTGTGAAAGTGGTAGACGGCACTATCTATGTCACCTGTAAAGATCGGCTAACACGTCTGCACGATCTGAACAACGATGGTGAAGCCGACTTCTATGAAAGTTTTTCAGCTGATACCGATGTCTCTCGATTTTTCCATGCTTTCAATTTCGATTTACACACCGATACTGAAGGTAATTTTTATTACGCGAAATGCGGCCAGTATACTAGCTATGCATTGCCGGGTGCGGTGATCAAGGTCTCTCCGGACGGAAAACAGCGAGAAGTATATTGCACAGGATTTCGCACACCAAACGGAATGGGAATTTTACCTGACAATCGCATGACCGTCAGCGACAATCAGGGAAGTTGGATGCCTGCTTCCAAAATCAGCCTGGTGAAACCGGGTGGTTTTTATGGTTATGTGCAAACTCACTCGGGTGGAAAGAATTGGGCACCGGATGGGGGGCGGATTGATCATCGCAAAGTGGTTCCGCCGAAAACATTCGACCAACCGATCATCTGGATGCCTCAAAGTTTTGACAATTCCTCAGGCGGTCAGTTGTGGATCGATGACCCGCGGTGGGGGCCACTCTCGGGTCGGTTACTCCATACCAGCTTCGGCAAAGGCTGGCTCTATTATTTAATGTTACAAGATTTGAAGGATGTCAGTCAGGCGGCAATCATCAAATTACCTTTTGATTTTAGCACTGGTATTCACAGGGCACGTGTGAATCCAGCAGACGGACAAGTTTATGCGGTCGGGCTGGATGGCTGGAACGGTGGCGGCCGACGAGGGCTACTCGACCAGGGTGTGCAACGTCTGCGCTATACAGGCAAACCACTTTCGATGGTGACAGACTGCCAGGTTGAACCTGATGGATTGCGGATTCATTTCAATTTTCCGCTCGACCCTCAATCGGCAGCCAATCTCGAGTCTTATCTCGCCGAACATTGGAATTACCACTGGCGTCCTGCCTATGGATCGGATATGTTTTCTCCCACAACAGATCGACCAGGCAAAGAAAAGATGAACTTGACAAAAGCAACACTTTCCGAGGATGGCAAAAGTGTGAAATTAACAGTGCCCAATCTCAAACCCGTGAATCAGGTTCATTTAAAACTCAATTTGAAAGATGATCAGGGTGATCCATTTCGTGAAGAAATCTACTGGACGATCAACAGCATTCCGAAAGGTGAATGA
- a CDS encoding FAD-dependent monooxygenase — protein sequence MNTEISLPQKNRVLIVGAGPTGLSLAVELARRQIDCLLVDRRPEPLPLDRATVIHSRSLEVLESMGVLGSFLERGHIMRGFNLFAYGQKIATVKFDSLDCRHPYDLNLSENETEDILTNHLIELGGAVTRGWELSKIEQTETEVKASLRSTDGIEHTVTSDWLVGADGIHSRVREAIGIEIAGHRYPVQWGVIDGHLKNWQHEPDLAAIQLENPALNPVPLPEGRWRVYFRAEDNTESAEILESINQGLDQLSPGASLVEPDQPMLYHAHCQLSGHYRSNRVLLAGDAAHACSPIEGHGMNTGIQDSFNLGWKLALVANGKANENLLDSYELERRPVAAAVAATGDAAEELRDVPNDPAAVERVKRTFCAILCSSRGQNQIALDESELEFHYRDSPIVSGYHSAGREARQKWLGVLPGDRMPDAGPLEMRGDKTELRLNQLSQTEGHVLLWMSADQSDIPERGEFEMAMQPIGGSFWIISTTLPPDTLSLSPMMDHWLYDIDGDVHARLGVIDPTLFVIRPDGHVAFRSEPPDLANVSSFIDELLTQGRLS from the coding sequence GTGAATACAGAAATATCACTTCCTCAGAAAAATCGCGTGCTCATTGTAGGAGCAGGACCAACTGGTTTATCACTGGCAGTCGAATTGGCCAGAAGGCAGATCGATTGCCTGTTGGTTGACCGTCGGCCAGAACCGCTACCTTTGGATCGTGCTACCGTTATTCACAGTCGTTCGTTAGAGGTCTTGGAATCGATGGGTGTTCTTGGGTCGTTCCTGGAACGTGGACACATTATGCGTGGCTTCAATCTTTTTGCTTACGGGCAGAAAATTGCGACAGTCAAGTTTGATAGTTTAGATTGCCGCCATCCCTATGACCTTAACCTCTCTGAGAATGAAACCGAGGACATTCTAACAAATCATTTAATTGAACTGGGGGGAGCCGTTACCCGAGGATGGGAACTGAGTAAAATAGAACAAACTGAAACAGAGGTAAAAGCTTCTTTGCGGTCCACAGATGGAATAGAACATACTGTGACTTCTGATTGGTTAGTGGGCGCAGATGGCATTCATAGCAGAGTGCGCGAAGCGATTGGTATCGAAATCGCCGGGCACCGTTATCCGGTCCAATGGGGAGTCATCGATGGTCATCTGAAGAATTGGCAGCATGAACCTGATTTGGCGGCGATTCAACTGGAAAATCCTGCACTAAATCCGGTCCCACTTCCCGAGGGGCGATGGCGGGTTTATTTTCGTGCTGAAGATAATACAGAGTCAGCAGAGATTCTTGAAAGTATTAATCAGGGCCTTGATCAACTCTCTCCCGGTGCATCACTGGTCGAACCTGATCAGCCGATGTTATACCACGCGCATTGTCAATTGAGTGGCCATTACCGTTCTAATCGTGTATTGCTTGCCGGTGATGCCGCCCATGCATGCAGTCCTATTGAAGGGCATGGGATGAATACGGGAATCCAGGACTCTTTTAACTTGGGATGGAAATTAGCACTTGTCGCAAATGGGAAAGCCAACGAGAATTTACTCGATAGCTATGAACTTGAACGCAGACCTGTTGCTGCTGCAGTGGCTGCAACAGGAGACGCTGCAGAAGAACTGAGAGATGTTCCCAATGATCCAGCAGCTGTCGAGCGTGTGAAACGGACCTTTTGCGCCATACTCTGTTCGTCACGTGGTCAAAATCAGATTGCCCTTGATGAATCCGAATTAGAATTTCATTACCGTGACAGTCCCATAGTGAGTGGATATCATTCTGCGGGTCGCGAAGCACGACAAAAGTGGCTCGGGGTTCTCCCAGGTGATCGTATGCCTGACGCCGGCCCTCTTGAAATGAGAGGAGACAAGACTGAGCTTAGACTGAATCAGCTTAGCCAGACTGAAGGGCATGTCCTGTTATGGATGAGTGCTGATCAATCAGATATTCCCGAGAGAGGCGAATTCGAAATGGCCATGCAGCCAATAGGCGGTTCATTTTGGATTATCTCAACGACACTACCACCCGATACACTTTCACTATCACCTATGATGGATCACTGGTTGTACGACATTGATGGTGACGTACACGCGCGGCTTGGTGTCATTGATCCGACACTGTTTGTGATTCGGCCTGACGGTCATGTTGCGTTTCGCTCTGAGCCACCTGATTTAGCGAATGTTTCCTCCTTTATTGATGAGCTTCTGACTCAAGGTCGGCTCTCTTAA
- a CDS encoding DNA-3-methyladenine glycosylase 2 family protein has product MNEEDIWYLAYQSRDQRFDGVFFLGVKSTSIYCRPICPAKTPKRENVRFFLTATAAEREGFRACKRCKPELAPLHFQSADIPEQIRRALHLIENGFLDEACIDSLAQQLGITARHLRRQFTRHLGISPKSWAQTRRLHLAKQLIEQTSLPLTRIAFDAGFQSIRTFNAHIKKDFGSTPTQIRNKASKESGIWSNIRLKITYRPPYPWHQVCQLLKNELLENVETLEDHVYSKLMKIEDEILLLKVRHLTLEHCFELSVSYQSLPGCNIRDLVTQTRLFTDVAANPLLLQQHFTNSTFEKRFQEGVRLVGTLSPFQMSVRSILQQSMKAELATKLMRAMCEKIELNSLPCSRLSFVFPHAEHLLERIRDLDIPPEQFGQIQNLCLAIINQKMNLSPVSDPFRLQNDLISLVGLSPKIATYIAIRSTGYPDLSFNRSDSFRPWSSYAFLAQHGFL; this is encoded by the coding sequence ATGAACGAGGAAGATATTTGGTATTTAGCCTACCAAAGTCGTGACCAACGATTTGACGGTGTATTCTTCCTCGGTGTGAAGTCGACTTCGATTTATTGTCGTCCGATTTGTCCTGCTAAAACGCCAAAACGAGAGAATGTTCGATTCTTTTTGACAGCCACAGCTGCGGAACGCGAGGGATTTCGTGCCTGTAAGCGCTGTAAACCCGAGTTGGCTCCACTCCATTTTCAATCCGCTGATATTCCAGAGCAAATCCGGCGCGCTCTCCATTTGATAGAAAACGGATTTCTTGACGAAGCATGCATTGATTCACTCGCGCAACAACTGGGAATTACAGCGCGACATCTCAGGCGGCAATTCACTCGTCATCTGGGAATCTCACCAAAGTCATGGGCACAAACTCGAAGGTTACACCTGGCGAAACAATTAATTGAGCAGACTTCACTCCCACTCACGCGAATCGCCTTTGATGCGGGATTTCAAAGTATCAGAACTTTCAATGCTCATATTAAAAAAGATTTTGGCTCCACTCCCACTCAAATTCGCAACAAGGCAAGCAAAGAATCTGGTATCTGGTCAAACATTCGATTGAAAATCACCTATCGCCCGCCCTATCCCTGGCATCAAGTCTGCCAACTTCTCAAAAATGAGTTATTAGAGAATGTCGAAACACTTGAGGATCATGTTTATTCAAAACTAATGAAAATTGAAGATGAAATACTGCTTCTGAAGGTTCGACATCTTACGCTGGAGCACTGTTTTGAATTATCAGTCTCTTATCAATCATTACCTGGTTGCAACATCCGTGATTTAGTCACTCAAACTCGACTGTTTACAGATGTAGCTGCAAATCCATTACTTCTTCAACAGCATTTTACCAATTCCACTTTCGAAAAGCGTTTTCAAGAAGGAGTACGTTTGGTAGGAACACTTTCTCCTTTTCAGATGTCAGTCCGATCCATTTTACAACAGTCAATGAAAGCCGAATTGGCAACGAAATTGATGCGCGCGATGTGTGAAAAGATTGAGTTGAACTCTCTACCTTGTTCCCGTTTGTCTTTTGTCTTTCCCCACGCAGAGCACTTGTTGGAACGAATCAGAGATCTGGATATACCTCCTGAGCAATTTGGACAAATTCAAAATCTTTGTCTTGCAATAATTAATCAAAAAATGAATCTTTCACCCGTCTCGGATCCTTTCAGGCTACAAAATGATTTGATCTCTCTAGTCGGATTGAGCCCCAAAATCGCAACCTATATCGCAATACGCTCGACCGGTTATCCTGACCTCTCATTCAATCGATCGGATTCTTTCCGTCCCTGGAGTTCCTATGCATTTTTGGCTCAACATGGATTTCTATAA
- a CDS encoding cupin domain-containing protein, with protein MRMNSSLITVTVLAGLVALPLLKGDEPASKSNLATTKAGLKYQPVGKGIRWLVKKDAFLKTLVERDNYGNADVEVAELYLPKVPQSEQAVQGLEHVHKSTEIFYVISGKLGHTVNGKEYVIEPGQVGIVHAGEKIIHSVVGDEPVKAIVIWVPGGEADNLKYNMGFKEQPIGSLLND; from the coding sequence ATGCGAATGAATTCAAGTCTGATTACGGTAACTGTTCTCGCTGGCCTAGTGGCTTTACCATTGCTGAAGGGAGATGAACCAGCATCTAAAAGCAACTTAGCGACAACGAAAGCAGGTTTGAAATATCAACCTGTGGGTAAAGGTATTCGCTGGCTGGTAAAAAAAGATGCATTTCTGAAAACTTTGGTTGAACGCGATAACTATGGTAATGCTGATGTGGAAGTTGCAGAACTATACCTTCCTAAAGTTCCTCAATCAGAGCAGGCTGTACAGGGTCTGGAACATGTCCATAAAAGTACTGAAATTTTTTATGTCATTTCTGGTAAACTCGGCCATACTGTCAATGGAAAAGAATACGTGATCGAACCCGGTCAAGTAGGAATTGTTCACGCCGGAGAGAAAATCATACACTCGGTAGTCGGCGATGAGCCAGTGAAAGCTATCGTGATTTGGGTACCCGGTGGTGAAGCTGATAATTTAAAGTATAATATGGGTTTTAAAGAACAACCAATTGGCAGTCTCCTGAATGATTGA
- a CDS encoding EF-hand domain-containing protein: MRKTGFLLTLFALTIFASDAYAQRGGGRGPRGGGAQQGAGGGQRGGGQCQRGQQGAGGGNQMRRGGGNQNGDNGVDAIEELTELMARIDQNRDGVIARNEVPSQLIPRMTSADINGDGILNRQEQLAIVDRARILSGRPNVTGLGLTADIFTMLDQNKDTAVSRTEVPRQLQRLFLTLDSNKDGVVDAEEQKAALYRIKGRLNPEKPKVRVPAT; this comes from the coding sequence ATGCGAAAAACTGGTTTTTTGCTGACATTGTTTGCGCTGACGATTTTTGCCAGTGATGCTTATGCCCAACGTGGAGGAGGCCGAGGTCCTAGAGGTGGCGGAGCCCAGCAAGGTGCCGGAGGTGGTCAACGTGGAGGTGGACAATGCCAACGGGGGCAACAGGGAGCCGGTGGTGGGAACCAAATGCGGCGTGGTGGCGGAAACCAGAACGGAGATAATGGAGTCGATGCTATCGAAGAACTCACTGAATTGATGGCTCGAATCGATCAAAACCGTGATGGTGTAATCGCACGGAATGAAGTACCCTCTCAGCTGATTCCTCGCATGACGAGTGCTGATATCAATGGAGATGGGATTCTGAATCGTCAGGAGCAATTAGCAATCGTCGATCGAGCCAGAATATTAAGTGGTCGTCCCAACGTCACTGGTTTGGGACTGACTGCAGATATCTTCACAATGTTAGATCAAAATAAAGATACTGCCGTCAGTCGTACAGAGGTTCCCAGACAACTCCAACGCCTCTTTCTAACTCTTGACTCCAATAAAGATGGTGTCGTCGATGCAGAAGAACAAAAGGCGGCCCTCTATCGCATCAAAGGCAGACTCAATCCAGAAAAACCCAAAGTTCGGGTTCCTGCGACATAA
- a CDS encoding DUF1990 family protein — protein MYLFNKPSSQQINEFIVSQARLDFTYSMVGATKHEDSPSGFVVDHNRVCLGKGKAIFEIAKQSVSDWNQFRFDWIELHRLDTITETDQTVGVLAHALGLWVLNACRVVYVIEETEPVHRFAVGYGTLPEHAESGEERFQVEWHPEDDSVWYDILAFSRPNQLLSKLAYPYVRRKQKQFAVDSKQAMKDAIAKAQK, from the coding sequence ATGTACCTTTTTAATAAGCCAAGCTCTCAACAGATCAATGAATTCATTGTATCACAAGCTCGGCTCGACTTTACTTATTCGATGGTTGGGGCCACAAAGCATGAAGACTCTCCCTCCGGATTTGTAGTCGATCATAACCGTGTTTGCCTGGGAAAAGGCAAAGCAATTTTTGAGATCGCTAAACAGTCAGTGTCTGACTGGAATCAGTTCCGATTTGACTGGATTGAACTTCATCGATTAGACACCATCACAGAGACCGATCAAACGGTCGGCGTTCTGGCACATGCATTGGGACTCTGGGTTCTCAATGCGTGTCGTGTAGTTTATGTCATTGAGGAAACAGAACCAGTTCACCGATTTGCTGTTGGCTATGGAACGCTGCCAGAACATGCTGAATCAGGTGAAGAACGATTTCAAGTGGAATGGCATCCTGAAGATGATTCCGTTTGGTATGACATCCTGGCATTCTCTCGCCCTAACCAGTTGCTGTCAAAATTGGCTTATCCTTATGTACGTAGAAAGCAGAAGCAGTTTGCGGTAGATTCGAAGCAAGCCATGAAAGATGCGATCGCCAAAGCACAAAAATAA
- a CDS encoding M56 family metallopeptidase, with protein MNTFLNLVASNTIVAALLFGVLMLLRRRIKNPAVYHVILTLILVKLITPTYWQPRFDLLPSGRVATSVVRKQEVSSETNTTNKVLPKLKSISQNNYPRIPQVTLKSPHTQAPTSAASTSVDLSINKFDTGSEEAGRAWFARLTTDSEIRPVALIGLITIVWIIGIIGWCLLAIWRIVRFQWFLRQAQPASDNLNQMAQVLAAQIGLKSVPRLQMVKGNLSPLLWFCFSRARIILPTDLIKQLDDAECETLLLHELVHYRRGDHWVRLIELLATGIYWWNPILWLVRREIRVTEEQCCDAWVIQTLPEKRRSYAEVLVKAISYVSQSSQITGATGIGSANILEQRLKRIMCESLNGVISRRAKFVVAVIAVALLPFAPTLGEPLTQTNATENNDALPTPEDILSAYHDNFKKLMPIEIKYKVLTSESEACFNEDRRSLKDAKFMLTLNRTDLKVDGKIMYNEEMFQMLMHDTMERVERLNQALKPDNIKKRMAERIIENGYFWSDGKSFHRRWPKQMTDKEVELDPVPVVPPENLKTHYHSMNLAAWSKDNQPPMRCWFGGGNNQAVGQGIIGNNFNKAASLKTIAPLGQVKLVWNEPFDLHNLDAFMSKYSSSYRVVGRADLQGRPTILVDGYLTPPGKTGVRERIRAWVDPNQGYLPLRMEWAYIDVDGNVTNGIHRHIEVLEVQQIAEAHYPMRIKLQEYVYDTRVIEKQHQEIQKGKPAEELSPTPMIPGRTKIWEVTEFTPNKVIEAATMALKFPQNTPYKNNIDGRQYISGHSEPLPLPKKSIQVGEFAPPLQVASWLDGQSRNLIDFRGKVVFLLFIDISGLSNPLDDEERQQVDSMMKYLRKFHAKYSAKGVVFLEIHPAGTNPDQIRAYQKDRQCETLAAIDSGTKFEDSLTGKQYNGTNIELGLFLIGRNGRIAFNQDALEGGAGMNYYRYAARNLSIPLTFGSDVSEEEAMRRGMQILEFMISEQIDKALSVKF; from the coding sequence ATGAACACCTTCCTGAATCTTGTAGCCAGTAACACTATAGTAGCAGCATTGTTGTTCGGAGTATTAATGTTGCTACGCCGCCGCATTAAAAACCCGGCCGTGTATCACGTAATTCTCACATTAATCCTCGTGAAACTGATTACTCCAACGTACTGGCAACCAAGATTCGATCTACTTCCCTCAGGTCGCGTTGCGACGTCAGTCGTTCGCAAACAAGAGGTTTCATCAGAAACGAATACCACAAACAAGGTACTTCCAAAGCTGAAGTCTATTTCTCAAAATAATTATCCACGTATACCACAAGTGACATTGAAATCTCCTCACACTCAAGCCCCAACGAGTGCAGCATCCACTTCCGTCGATCTATCAATAAATAAATTCGATACGGGAAGTGAAGAAGCTGGTCGAGCCTGGTTCGCTCGGCTCACGACGGATTCAGAAATTCGGCCGGTTGCGTTGATAGGGCTCATCACCATTGTCTGGATTATTGGCATAATAGGTTGGTGTCTACTTGCTATCTGGCGAATAGTCCGTTTTCAATGGTTTCTACGACAGGCGCAGCCCGCGTCTGATAATCTGAATCAGATGGCGCAGGTTCTTGCAGCACAGATCGGTTTGAAATCAGTTCCCCGACTCCAAATGGTGAAAGGCAACTTATCACCGTTGTTGTGGTTCTGTTTTTCACGAGCGCGTATTATTTTACCAACAGATTTAATAAAGCAGCTTGACGATGCAGAGTGTGAGACACTGTTGCTTCACGAATTGGTACATTACCGTCGCGGTGATCATTGGGTGCGTCTGATCGAATTACTGGCAACCGGCATTTATTGGTGGAATCCGATCCTATGGTTAGTCCGTCGAGAAATCCGTGTTACTGAAGAACAATGCTGTGATGCCTGGGTCATCCAGACACTTCCCGAAAAACGTCGTTCGTATGCTGAAGTGCTGGTCAAAGCAATCAGCTATGTTTCACAGTCCTCTCAAATCACGGGAGCTACCGGAATCGGTTCAGCGAACATATTGGAACAGAGATTAAAACGCATCATGTGTGAATCTCTAAACGGTGTTATTTCGCGACGAGCAAAATTTGTGGTTGCAGTGATTGCTGTTGCCTTGTTGCCATTTGCTCCTACCTTGGGAGAACCATTAACTCAAACAAATGCCACTGAAAATAATGATGCGCTACCGACTCCCGAGGATATTCTTTCTGCCTATCATGACAATTTCAAAAAACTGATGCCAATCGAGATTAAATATAAGGTTCTGACATCAGAATCTGAGGCCTGTTTTAACGAAGATCGAAGAAGCCTGAAAGACGCCAAGTTTATGCTCACTCTTAACAGAACGGACCTCAAAGTGGATGGCAAGATTATGTATAACGAAGAAATGTTTCAAATGCTGATGCATGATACCATGGAGCGAGTTGAACGACTGAATCAGGCTTTGAAGCCGGATAATATCAAAAAACGGATGGCAGAGAGAATCATCGAGAACGGTTACTTTTGGTCAGATGGAAAGTCGTTTCATCGGCGTTGGCCTAAGCAGATGACCGATAAAGAAGTGGAATTAGATCCGGTTCCTGTTGTTCCTCCTGAGAATTTGAAAACACACTATCATTCAATGAACCTGGCTGCATGGTCAAAGGATAATCAACCGCCGATGCGATGCTGGTTTGGCGGTGGTAATAATCAAGCGGTTGGGCAAGGAATCATTGGAAATAATTTTAATAAAGCAGCTTCATTGAAAACAATTGCGCCATTAGGTCAAGTGAAGCTGGTTTGGAATGAGCCATTCGATTTACACAATCTAGATGCCTTCATGTCAAAATATTCCAGTTCCTATCGGGTTGTTGGACGTGCAGACTTACAGGGACGACCTACGATTCTGGTGGATGGATACTTAACCCCGCCTGGAAAAACGGGGGTTCGTGAACGAATTCGTGCCTGGGTTGACCCAAATCAAGGCTATCTGCCTCTACGAATGGAATGGGCTTATATAGACGTGGATGGAAATGTGACAAACGGGATCCATCGTCATATTGAAGTATTGGAAGTTCAACAAATCGCCGAGGCACACTATCCAATGCGAATCAAACTGCAAGAATATGTTTACGATACGAGAGTGATTGAAAAACAACACCAGGAAATACAAAAAGGTAAACCAGCTGAGGAATTATCTCCCACTCCGATGATTCCCGGCCGCACCAAAATTTGGGAAGTTACTGAATTCACACCAAACAAAGTTATTGAAGCTGCAACGATGGCACTGAAATTTCCTCAAAATACGCCATATAAAAATAACATTGATGGCAGACAATATATTTCAGGACATTCTGAACCGCTTCCTCTGCCTAAGAAGTCAATACAAGTTGGCGAGTTCGCTCCGCCATTGCAGGTCGCTAGTTGGCTTGATGGTCAATCGAGGAATTTGATTGATTTTCGCGGTAAAGTTGTGTTTCTGCTCTTCATAGATATCTCAGGCCTCTCAAATCCTTTAGATGATGAAGAACGACAGCAGGTTGACTCAATGATGAAGTATCTGAGAAAATTCCACGCAAAATATAGCGCAAAAGGAGTTGTGTTTCTGGAAATTCATCCTGCAGGAACAAATCCTGATCAGATTCGTGCATATCAGAAGGATCGACAGTGTGAGACATTGGCGGCAATTGACTCAGGAACCAAATTCGAGGATAGCCTCACTGGAAAGCAATATAATGGGACTAATATCGAGTTGGGACTTTTTTTGATCGGTCGCAATGGACGTATTGCTTTCAATCAAGATGCGTTAGAAGGAGGTGCTGGAATGAATTACTATCGATATGCAGCAAGGAATCTTTCGATCCCTTTAACGTTTGGATCAGACGTTAGTGAAGAAGAGGCGATGCGTCGGGGTATGCAGATTCTCGAGTTCATGATCAGTGAGCAAATTGATAAAGCACTCTCTGTAAAATTCTGA